The DNA region AGAAGTTCTCCTACCACGGCGAGATCTACCACTTCGACGACGTCACGACCTACCCCCGGCCGTTCACCCCCGGCGGTCCGCCGATCCTGCAGGGGACGGTCTCCCCGGACAGCTTCCGGGAGCGCGGTGCGGTCGGCGAGTCGATCATCACCTCACCGAACTTCACGCCGTTGGGCATCATGCAGAAGAACTTCAGCCTCTACCGGCAGAGCATGCAGGCCAACGGGTTCGACATCGCCGCCTACGAACTGCCCTTCATGCAACAGGTGTGGTGCGGCGACGGCGAGGACGGCCTGCGTGAAGCCGCCTCGGCCGCGATGAACTACTACAAGTCAGTCGGAAAGGTGATCCCGGGTTCGGAGGAGGCCATCGAGCAGGAACGGTCCTACTACGCGGCGGTCGCCAAGAACATCGAACTGCTGACCCTGGAGCAGACCCTGACCCACGGCGGCAACTTCGGCTCGGCGCAGCGCGTCATCGAGACCATCGAGATGCTGCGCGAGCAGCTCGGCATCAACCACTACATCAGCTGGCTGCGGATCCCGTCGCTCGACCGGCGGAGCGCGCTGAAGTCCATGGAGGAGTTCGCCACCAAGGTGATCCCGCACTTCCGCGCGGCGGACCAGGCGGTCCGCCGGACCGACGGCCACGACCGGGCCGACGACGTGCTGACGACCACCGCCCCCCAGGCGGTCGTCGGATGAGGGTCAGCTGTTTCCTCAGCGCCCAGTTCGATCCGTCGACCAACGCCTCCGACGGCATCGATCAGGTGCTGGACCAGGCCGCCGCCGCCGAGGCGGCCGGCTTCCACGCCGTCTACCTCGGCCACCACTTCCTCGCCAGGTCGGCGTTCGTCCAGCCGGTGCCGCTGGCCGGCTACCTCGCCCGGGCGACCACCCGGGTACGCATCGGCTTCGGCGTACTGCTGGCACCGTTGCTGAACCCGGTCGCGCTCGCCGAGGACCTCGCCTCCCTCGACGTGCTCTGCCGGGGACGGTTGACCGTGGGCATCGGCGCCGGCTACCGCAAACGGGAGACCGCCGCGTTCGGCGTGGAGTGGACCGACCGGCTGCGTCGACTGCGTGAGTACGTCCCGATCCTGCGGTCGCTGTGGAACGGCGAGACGATCGACATCTCCGGCAGCTGGGGCGAGGCCCCCGGCGCGTCGCTGGCGCTGCGCCCGGTGCAGCCCGGCGGCCCGCCGCTGTGGATCGGCGCGTTCGCCGAGTCGGCGGTCCGCCGCGCCGCCCGACTGGACGCGCCGTGGCTCATTGGGCCCAAGGGCACCGACGCGGAGCTGGCCCGGCTGCTCGGCGTCTACCGGGGCGAGCTCGCCGACCGTGGCTTCACCCTCGATCGTGAGTACCCGATGAGCCGGGAGGCGTTCATCGGCGACAGCTACGCCGCCGCGGTCAAGGCCGTCCGACCGCACCTGCAGCGTCAGTACGCCGGTTACCGGTCCTGGGACGACGCCCAGTCCCTGGACATCGACCGGTACCTGGCGCAGGACTGCCTGGTCGGCTCGGCTGACGAGATCGTCGACAAGCTCCGGCGCTGGGAGGCCGAACTCGGCATCACCGAGGTCTCGCTGCGGCACCAGTTCGTCGGCGCCAGCCAGGCCGAGGCGATGGAGCAGCTCGCCCGCTTCGGCGCGGAGGTCATTCCCCGGCTCGCCACCTCGACGACGACCCCTGAGGCGGTCCGATGAGCGACAGCGCCACGAGCACCCCGTCGAACGCCGACAATCTGGCCCGCGTTCTGCAACGCCGCCGCGCCGACCGTGCCGACGTCGTCGGGCTGTACGGCGAGGACGGTCGGTCGTGGACGTTCGACGAGATCGACCTGCTCGCCGGCGGGGTGGCCGTCGCGTTGCGTGACGAAGGCGTGGGTGCGGGCGACCGGGTCGCCTGCTACCTGACCAACGGCCCGGACATCGTCTTCTTCCTCTTCGGTTGCTGGAAGATCGGCGCGGTCCCGGTCACCGTCAGCAGTCTGTACAACGCCACCGAGCTCGCCGAGTCGCTGGCCAAGACCAGCCCTCGGCTGCTGCTCGTCGACGGACGCAGCCCGGACGTGGTCGCCGAACTCGTCGGCACCGGGGCCGGCACGAGGGTCCCGGTCCGCCGCGTCGGGGAACTGCCCTCCGCGCCCGACGACGTCGCGGGGCCGGACGTCCCGCCGCTGACGTGGTATCGGCAGGTCCGGGTACCTGCGGTCGACGTCGACCCGCAGGCCGAAGCCTGTGTGCTGTTCACCGGCGGGACCACCGGCCGGCCGAAGGCGGTCAGCGTCACCCACGGCGGGACCCGCGACTCGCTCATGCGGCTGGCCCGCGTCGCCACCGGCACCGACGCCGAAGGCACCGCCGCGCGGGACGCCAGGCCGAACCTCATCGCCCTACCGCTGTTCCACAGCGGCGGCCAGCACTCGCTGCTGTTCGCGTTCTTCGTCGGGCGTCCGGCGGT from Solwaraspora sp. WMMD791 includes:
- a CDS encoding LLM class flavin-dependent oxidoreductase; protein product: MKFGIMNLFPVADGASDHQVLRETLDEIQLADELGFDSIWLAEHHFSKYGILGSPVNFGMAVAERTKRITIGTAVLVLPLHHPLRLAEDIAALDVLSGGRVTIGVGRGYQPAEFAGFGIALAESKQRYQETLDVLRLALTQEKFSYHGEIYHFDDVTTYPRPFTPGGPPILQGTVSPDSFRERGAVGESIITSPNFTPLGIMQKNFSLYRQSMQANGFDIAAYELPFMQQVWCGDGEDGLREAASAAMNYYKSVGKVIPGSEEAIEQERSYYAAVAKNIELLTLEQTLTHGGNFGSAQRVIETIEMLREQLGINHYISWLRIPSLDRRSALKSMEEFATKVIPHFRAADQAVRRTDGHDRADDVLTTTAPQAVVG
- a CDS encoding LLM class flavin-dependent oxidoreductase; protein product: MRVSCFLSAQFDPSTNASDGIDQVLDQAAAAEAAGFHAVYLGHHFLARSAFVQPVPLAGYLARATTRVRIGFGVLLAPLLNPVALAEDLASLDVLCRGRLTVGIGAGYRKRETAAFGVEWTDRLRRLREYVPILRSLWNGETIDISGSWGEAPGASLALRPVQPGGPPLWIGAFAESAVRRAARLDAPWLIGPKGTDAELARLLGVYRGELADRGFTLDREYPMSREAFIGDSYAAAVKAVRPHLQRQYAGYRSWDDAQSLDIDRYLAQDCLVGSADEIVDKLRRWEAELGITEVSLRHQFVGASQAEAMEQLARFGAEVIPRLATSTTTPEAVR